One Oncorhynchus nerka isolate Pitt River unplaced genomic scaffold, Oner_Uvic_2.0 unplaced_scaffold_696, whole genome shotgun sequence DNA segment encodes these proteins:
- the LOC135571207 gene encoding uncharacterized protein LOC135571207, with protein sequence MSIAEVVCRQMGCGSTVSELPGNTTRGFGVFCDGSESSLRECWRSYDLRPGLTVICSDLLVQPDIFLTDPMGGVFRGHQGPEMFRGYNFTITCSTQPQYPGGSFLLTFTGSNRTQPAVNHSAAFLFPAADDSHQGNYSCVYDNYVFSHNFSSESELLSLTITASPLPAFIIRHVVVLLILLTAITTSYLYYKPTRRQKRVNRVSSMDLYVNAMEMVSLSSRAEAGPGEERAAQGTE encoded by the exons ATGTCTATAGCTGAAGTAGTGTGTAGACAGATGGGTTGTGGGTCCACTGTTTCAGAACTACCTGGaaacaccactagagggtttGGAGTTTTCTGTGATGGGTCTGAGTCTTCACTGAGGGAGTGTTGGAGAAGTTATGATCTCCGTCCTGGACTCACAGTGATCTGCTCAG ATCTCCTGGTCCAGCCTGATATCTTCCTGACTGACCCAATGGGAGGGGTCTTCAGGGGCCACCAGGGGCCCGAGATGTTCAGGGGCTACAACTTCACCATCACCTGCTCCACTCAGCCACAGTACCCAGGAGGCTCCTTCCTCCTCACGTTCACCGGCTCCAACAGAACCCAGccagctgtcaatcactctgCTGCCTTCCTCTTCCCTGCTGCAGATGACTCCCACCAAGGGAACTACAGCTGTGTTTATGACAATTATGTTTTCTCTCATAACTTCTCCTCTGAGAGTGAgctcctctccctcaccatcacag CCTCTCCTCTGCCAGCCTTCATCATCAGACACGTTGTAGTGCTGCTGATCCTACTGACAGCCATCACCACCTCCTACCTGTACTACAAG CCCACCAGGAGGCAGAAGAGAGTGAACAGGGTGAGCAGCATGGATCTTTATGTCAATGCCATGGAGATGGTCTCTCTGAGCTCCAGAGCTGAAGCTGgaccgggagaggagagagcagcccaGGGGACGGAGTAG